The Variovorax sp. PMC12 genome segment CCACCTACTACGCCCAGCGCGCCACCGCCGGCCTGCTCATCACCGAGGCGACCGCCATCAGCCACCAGGGCCAGGGCTACTCCGACGTGCCCGGCCTCTACGGCACCGAGCAGCTCGACGCCTGGAAGCGCGTGACCGACGCCGTGCACGCCAAGGGCGGCAAGATCGTCGTGCAGCTGTGGCACGTGGGCCGCGTCTCGCACACCGAACTGCAACCCGGTGGCGGCAAGCCCGTGGCGCCCTCGGCCATCACCGCCAAGACCAAGACCGTGCTCATCAAGGACGGCGTGCCGACCTTCGTCGAGACCTCCGAGCCGCGCGCGCTCGACGCCGGCGAACTGCCGGGCATCGTGCACGCCTATGCGGTGGCCGCACGCAGCGCGGTCGAGACGGCCGGTTTCGACGGCGTCGAAATCCACGGCGCCAACGGCTACCTGCTCGACCAGTTCCTGAAGGACGGCAGCAACAAGCGCACCGACGACTACGGCGGCAGCATCGAGAACCGCGCCCGCCTGCTGCTGGAGACCACCCGCGCCGTGGTCGACGCGGTCGGCGGCGGCAAGACCGGCATCCGCCTGTCGCCCGTCACGCCCGCCAACGACGCGCACGACAGCGACCCGCAGCCGCTGTTCACCTATGTGGTGAAGCAACTCGCGCAGCTGAACCTGGCCTACATCCACATCATCGAAGGCGCCACCGGCGGCCCGCGCGAAATCGAAGACCGCCCCTTCGACTACGAAGCCCTCAAGGCCGCCTACCGCGAAGCCGGCGGCAAGGGCGCGTGGATGGTCAACAACGGCTACGACCGCCCGCTGGCCGAAGAAGCGGTGAAGGAAGGCGACGACCTCGTGGCCTTCGGCAAGCCCTTCATCTCGAACCCCGACCTGGTGCGCCGCCTGCGCGAGAACGCACCGCTGAACGAACTCGACAAGGCCACCATGTACGGCGGCGGCGCCAAGGGCTACACGGACTACCCGGCGCTGGCCTGAGTCCCGCGGGTCGGTCCTTCCACGGCCCGTGCACTCCGTTGGCGTGCACGGGCCGATTTGCATGTGCGCCCGCCAGCCCGTACGCTTGGCGCTCGCGCCGCGGGCCTTTCGCCTTCTCTCTCTCCCCGCGGCGCGCACATCCATGGCCCACATCGAACACAAACTCGCCGCGCTCGGCCTCGTGCTGCCGCCCACCATCACGCCGCCACCGGGTGTGGTGCTGCCCTTTGCCTTCGTGCGCGTGCTGGGCCGGCGCGCCTTCATCTCGGGCCACGGGCCGCTCAATGCCGACGGCACCATCGCCACGCCGCTCGGCAAGCTGGGCCGCGAGCTCACGGTCGAACAGGGCTATGCGGCCGCGCGGCTCACCGCGCTTGCGATGCTCGGCAGCCTGCAGCGTGCCATCGGCGATCTCGACCGCATCACCGCATGGACGCGGGTGTTCGGCATGGTGGCCTCGGCACCTGGCTTCGACAGGCAGCCGGCCGTGATCAACGGCTTCTCCGACCTGATCCTCGAACTCTTCGGCCCCGAGATCGGCATGCATGCGCGCAGCGCCGTGGGCATGGCGGAACTGCCGTTCAACATCCCTGTGGAGATCGAGGGCGAGGTGGAGTTCGAGCCGTGAATGACGCAAGCTGGACCCTTCGGCGCGCCGATGCGGCCGATGCCGCTTCCATCACCGAATGCGCTGTGGAAGCCTTTCGCCACTACATTCCGCGCCTTGGCCTCACGCCGTTGCCCATGACCAGGGACTACGGACCTGCCATCGAAAATGCGCAGGTCTGGGTCGCGACACAAGACGCACGGACCGTCGCCGCGCTGGTGCTAGACGTCACCGAAGAGGGCTTCCTGATCGACGTGATCGCGGTGCGCCCGCGGCACCAGGGCACGGGCGTCGGCCGCGCGCTGCTGGAGCTGGCGGAACGCGAAGCGCTGCGGCAGGGCCATGATTCGATCCACCTCTTCACCAACGAGAAGATGACCGAGAACCGCGCGCTCTACGAGCGCATCGGGTACGTCGAGTACAAGCGCCTCGCGCTCGAACAACGCACCCGCGTGTTCCTGCGCAAGCCGTTGAGATGAGCATTGCCATGCAGCTCGAACGCATCCATCACGCCGCCATCATCTGCGCCGACTACGCGGTGTCCAGGCACTTCTACACCGAGGTGCTGGGCCTGCGCGTGGTCGCCGAAAACCATCGCGCCGCACGCGATTCATACAAGCTCGACCTGGCCCTGCCCGATGGCTCGCAGATCGAACTCTTCTCCTTTCCCGGCGCGCCGGCGCGCCTCACGCGGCCAGAGGCGCAGGGCCTGCGGCATCTGTCTTTCGAAGTGCACGACGTGCAGGCCGCCGCCGATGAACTCTCGGCGCAGGGCATTGCCGTGGAACCGCTGCGCACCGACGAGTACACCGGCCGTCGCTTCACCTTCTTCGCCGATCCCGACGGCCTGCCGCTGGAGCTCTACGAAGCCGCACCCGCCGAAGCGCTCGATGCGCTGCTGCTGAAACTCGAAGGCGCATTGCACCTGCGCGAGGTGCGCGCAAACGCCGCGCAGCTGGAGGAACTGCTCGACGACGGCTTCCATGAACTCGGCGTGTCTGGCGAAACATGGACGCGGCCCGCCATCATCGAAGCGCTGCGCGACGAGACTTTTTCGCGGCGCACGATGACGGACTTTCGCGTGCTGCGCATGGCGCCCGACGTGGCGCTGGTCACCTACCGCGTGCACCGCGAAGCCATTCCCGAAAGGCCCGCCGCGGATTCACTGCGCAGCTCGCTGTGGCGACGGCGGCATGGCCGCTGGCGCATGGCGTTCCACCAGGGCACGCCGCTCTCGCGCTGAGCGAACGCGCGGCGGAGCGGGTCGGTTCAGGCCACTTCGCCGAACGCCACGCTCACGCGCAGGCCGGTCGGCTCGGCGACTTCGAGCCGCAGCTCGGCGCCCAGCAGCTCCGCGTAGCGCGACACGATCGACAGCCCCAGCCCCGAGCCCTGCCCCAGCTTCTCGCCGGCCGGGCCCTGCGCCCACCGCTGCATCAGGTCGCGCTGCGCTTCGATCGGAATGCCCGGTCCGTCGTCGATCACGCTCAGCGTGCGGCCCGCCAGCTCGACCGTGATGGTGCTCCCGCCATAGCGCAGCGCGTTGTCGATCAGGTTGTCGAGGATGCCCTCCACCAGCGCCTCGTTGGCATACACCACCACGCCGTCGTCGAGGCCGCGCGCGCCGAGGTCGACGCCGCGCGCATCGGCGCGCGCGAGGTGGCGCAGCACCGTCTGCTCGGCCAGCACGTCGAGCCGCACCGGCACGCGCTTGAGTTCGGTGCGCGCCTCTTCGGCCAGCGCCAGCGCGAGCAGCTGGTCGATCAGGTGGCTCGCCCGCGCCTGCCGTTCGGACACGCGCTCGAGCTGCTCGCGCCACACGTTGGTGTCGTGCTGCGCAAGGCCGTATTCGGCCAGCGCGCGAATGCCCGCCAGCGGCGTGCGCAGCTCGTGCGCCACGTTGCCCACGAACTCGCGCTGCGCCTGCACGCTCTGGCCCAGGCGTTCGAACAGCGAGTTGACCGCATTGCCCAGGCGCTGGAGCTCGCGCGAGGTCTGCGCCACCTGCACCGGCGACAGGTCGTGCACGTCGCGGCGGTCGAGCGCGCGCTGCAGGTCGCCCAAGGGCCGCAGGTCACTGCGAATGCCGTACCAGAGCCAGATCGCGAGCAGCACCAGCAGCAGGATCTGCGGTGCCAGCGCATAGCCGAGCAGCTGCCGCACCAGCGCGGTCCGGCTCAGCGTGGTCTGCGCAATGATCACGCGGTAGGGCATGCTGAGGTCCGGCTCGGCGTCATGCTCTAGCACCACCGCGCGCAACGCGCTGCCTTCATAGTCGATGTCGGAGAAGCGGTAGCGCGAGCCGTCCATAGGCAGCGGCGCGCTCAGGCCGGACTGGCCCGAGATCAGCGTGCCGTCGAGCCGCTGCACCGCGAAGTACACCTTGTCGACCTGGTCGAACAGCACCGTGGCCACTTCGCGCGGGGTCAGCAGCAGCTCGATGCCGCGTTCGCCGGCTTGCACGTTGGCCGACAGCGCATATGCGTCGTCGAGCATGCCGCGGTCGAAGGCCTGCTCCGAAAAATAGTTGGCGATGACCAGCGCGATGACGGCACCCACCATCCACGTGAGCGCCAGCGGCACCAGCACGTTGCGCAGCACGCGCCGCGTGAGCGAAGGCGCGCGCTGGGTGGCCTGCTGCTGTTCTGCGGTCTCGCCGGTCACGCTCGGATCACGCCTCGGCTTCGAGCAGGTAGCCGATGCCGCGCAGCGTGCGGATGCTCGCGCCGGTGCCCTGCAGCTTCTTGCGCAGGCGCGAGATGAAGGCCTCGAGCGCGTTGTCGCCGAGCGATTCGTCGAAGCTCGAGAGCTTGTCGGACAGCGCACGCTTGCTCACGGTGCGGCCGGGCGGGCTCATGAGCTCCCACAGCACTTCGAACTCGCGCGCCGGCAGGTCGAGCGGACCGCTGTTGGTGGAGAAGCGGCGTGCCTTGCGGTCGAGCTTGAGCTGGCCCAGCAGCACGATGTCTTCGGTGCCCTTGGCGCGGCGCACCAGCGCGCGCAGGCGGGCTTCGACTTCGGCCAGGTCGAAGGGCTTGCCGAGGTAGTCGTCGGCGCCGGCGTCGAGGCCGGCAATGCGCTCTTCGGTCCGGCCGCGCGCGGTCAGCACCAGCACCGGCGTGCGGTCGCCGCGCGCGCGTGCCTGGCGCAGCGCGGTGAGGCCGCTGGCCAGCCCGCTGGTGGGGCTGGCAGTGGCCGGCAGGTTGAGGTCGAGCAGCACCGCATCGAAGGGCTGCACGCGCCAGAGATGGTCGGCATCTTCGACGTTGGTCGAAACGTCGACCCGGTGGCCCGCGTCCGCAAGGCTGCGGACCATGACATCGCGCAGAACGGCGTCATCTTCGACAAGCAGAATTCGCATGGTGTTTGAATGGTTGGGGGTAATCTGCCCTTGCGAATGACGGGTCAGCAGCCGGTCAGTCGCTCCAGCGATAAACGCAACATGAGCATACGACAGCAATATGAACCACGGGCCATTTTCATGGCCGGCGCAACACGATGAGTGCGCGCGAACCCTCCGATCAGCTGAGCGTGGTGCCTCCCGAGGTGCAACGCACCGCCGTGGTCCTGCTGCATGGCCTGTGCAGCACGCCTGACGAGTTGCTGACCGTGCAATCGGCACTGCGCAGCCGCGGCTACCCGGTGCATCCGCTGTCGATAGAGGGTTACTCGTTCGATGCCGCCGCGCCGCTGCAGCATGCCGCGCCGTTCGAACGCTGGATCGATGCCATACAGGCCGAGGTCAAGGCGCTGCGCGCGCAGCACGACCGCGTGATGCTCATCGGCATTTCCGCCGGCTCATCGCTCGCGCTGGGCGCGGCCATCCGATGCGGCGCGGACGTCGACGCGCTGGTGCTCATGTCGACCACGCTGCGCTTCGACGGCTGGGCCATTCCGCGCACGCAGTTCCTGCTGCCGCTGGCCTTCTACACGCCGCTGGGCCGGCTGTGGCAATACCGCGAGCGCCCGCCCTACGGCGTGAAGAACGAACGCGTGCGCGCCTGGATCGAGCGCGAGCTGCGCCACCGCAAGGTGTCGCGCGCGGGCAGCTCGGTCATCGGCGTGGGCCACCTGCGCGAACACGACCGCCTCATCCGCCACGTGCGCCGCAACCTCAACAGCGTGCAATGCGACAACGTGCTCGCACTGCATGCCCAGCAGGACGAAGTGGCCAGCGTGGCCAACCTCGACATCCTCGCGCGCGGCCTGCGGTGCCGCGCATTCCGCACGGTGGTGGTCGCGAACAGCTACCACATGATCACAATCGACAACGACCGTCAACAGGTGGTACGTGAAACAGTGTCTTTTGCCGACGCCGTGGCCCATGGCACGATGCCCGAGCATCCCCTGTACGCCTGATCTGCCTGCCCACGCCTGAAAGGAAAGCATCCCCATGTCTTATTCCGACGCCTCTTCGCCCACCTTCAACAGCATCGCGACGATCCTCGAGACCGACTTCAAGGTCGAGCGCTCAGCCATCTCGCCCGCCACCGCGCTGTCCGACCTCGGCCTCGATTCGCTCGCGCTGATGGAGTTCGTCTTCGCGGTCGAAGACGCCTTCCACCTGCGCATTCCCGAAGACCGCCTCGACCCGCGCGAAGCCGGCATCACGCTGCAGCGCCTGTGCGAAGTGATCGACGCGGAAAGCAGCGGCACCGCCGCCGCCAGGCCCGCGCAACCGGCCGAAGTCCCGGCATGAGCAGCGGAGCCGCCCACGCCGTGCTCGCCGCTTCGGCAGCGCGCGCCGCATCCGCGCCGGTGCGCGTGAGCGGCCTCGGTTTCATCACGCCCATCGGCCGCACCGTCGAGGACTTCGACGACGCCCTGTTCGCCGGCCGCTCTGCGGTTCGCGCGCAGAAGCTCGAGATCAAGGGCATGGACACGATGGAGCTTGCCGTCGCCGCCTGCGATTTCGAATCGAACGGCGTGCGCAGCACCTCGCGCCTGCCGCTGGACCGCGGCACGGCCATGGCCCTGGCCGCCGCACAGGACGCCGCCGCCGAAGCCAGGCTCGACCTGGAGACCATCGACCGCGACCGCCTTGGCATCTTCTGGGGCAGCGGCCTGGCCGGCGCCGGCACCTTCGACAGCACCACCAGCGCGCTCTACGGCGAACAGCGCCGCATGCGCCCGACGACCGTGCTCACCGTGATGCCCAACGCCGCCGTGGCGGAGCTCGCGCTGCACTTCGGCGCTCGCGGCTCGGCCATCGCCTACGCCTGTGCCTGCGCCTCGTCGGCCGTGGCCATCGGCGAAGCCATGCGCGCCATCCGCGGCGGCTGGATCGACGTCGCCATCGTCGGCGGCCATGACGCCATGCTCACGCCCGGCGTGATGGCCAGCTGGCACGCGATGCGCGTGATGGCGCCGCCTCCGGCCGACGCGCCCTCCTCCGCCTGCCGCCCGTTCTCCGGCGACCGCGCGGGCTTTGCCATCGGCGAAGGCGCGGCCGCGCTGGTGCTCGAATCCGAAGCGCACGCCGCCGCCCGCGGCGCCGGTGCCGCGCCCTTCGTGCTCGCCGGCTACGCCACCAACTGCGACGGCACGCACATCACCAACCCCGACACCGCCGGCCAGGTGCGCGCCATGCGCGCCGCGCTGCGCGACGCCGGCATCGAAGCCTGCGATGTGGGCCACATCAACGCCCACGGCACCGCCACTTCGGCCGGCGACGCCGCCGAGGCGGCATCGATCCGCGAAGTGTTCGGAAAGGCCACGCCGGTGAGCGCCACCAAGGCCATCCACGGCCACGTGCTCGGCGGCGGCGGCGCCATCGAACTCATCGCGGCGCTGCGCGCGCTGGCCCGGGAGGCGCTGCCGCCCATCGCCAACCTGCAGACACCGGACGCCGCCTTCGACCTGGATTTCGTGCAGGGCGAGGCGCGCGAGGCCAAGGGAATCCGCTATGCGCTGTCCAATTCCTTCGCTTTCGGCGGCACGAACGCGGTCATCGTGGCCGGCCGCGCGTCGGAACGCTGAAGATTCGCTGAGCACTTCCTGAAAAATCGAACGCGGTGCATCGGCTGGTCGTCTTCGTCGTGCCCGTGTTCGCGCTGCTCATGGCGTGCGAGTTCGCCTGGGGCTGGCTCAAGCGGCGCAACACCTACCGTTTCAGCGACACGCTCGGCAGCCTGAGCCAGGGCCTGCTGAGCCAGGCGCTCGCGGTCTGCACCCAGCTTTTCCAGATCGGCCTGTACGCGATGGTCTATCCGTTCGTCGCGATCTGGACCCGGCCGGACTTCTGGGACAGCGCCATCGGCTGGATCCTGGCCGTAGTGCTGTTCGACTTCTTCGACTACTGGCTGCACCGCGCGGGCCATGAGTCCGCCGTGTTCTGGGCCGCGCACTCGGTGCACCACCAGAGCCAGCAGTTCAACTTCTCCACCGCGCTGCGGCAGGAAAGCACCGTGGCCTTCCTGGGCTGGGCCTTCTACCTGCCGATGGCGGTGGTCGGCGTGCCGCCCGAGCAGTTCGGCCTTGCGGGGCTGATCGTGCTGGTCTACCAGTTCTGGATCCACACCGAGCACATCGGCAAGCTCGGCTGGTTCGACCGGGTGTTCTCGTCGCCGTCCAACCACCGCGTGCACCACGCGGTGAACGACGGCTACGTCGACCGCAACTACGGCGGCATGCTGGTGATATGGGACCGCATGTTCGGCACCTTCGCCGAAGAAACCGAACGCTGCGTGTACGGCACGCGAAAGGCGCTCGCGAGCTTCGATCCGCTGCGCGCCATCGTCGGACCCTATGCGCCGCTGCTGCGCGACGCCTGGCACACGCGGCGCTGGCAGGACAAGATCGCCGTGTGGTTCAAGCCGCCGGGCTGGCGGCCGGCCGACGTGGCGGCACGCTTTCCGGAGACACCGTTTTCCCTGGAAGAAGCCATGCGCATCCACGACCCCCGACTGACGCGTGCGCAGGTCGCTTCGGCCGCGCTCCACTTCTCATGCTGGGTCGGCGTGACGCTGGCATTCCTGTGGCGCGCCGACGACCTGGCCTTCCAGACCGGACTGGTGCTGCTCGCGCTGGCGGTCGGCGGCTTCTGGTCCATCGGCGCGGTGCTCGATTCGAAACTGCGCCTGCGCTGGGCCTGGTGCGCGCAGGCCGCGTTGTTGGCGGTTTCGGCGGTACTGCTCGCCAGCTGAAGGGCGCACCGCGCTCACTGGCTATGCTCGGCGCTTCCATCGCTCCGAAGCAGGCAAAAAAACACCATGCGCAGGCTCGCCACTCCTGAAGACATCGACACCGTCTTCGCCCTCTACATGCACGAGAAGGTCGTGCCCTACCTGGGCTACGACCCGATGCCGCTGGAAGACTTCCGCGACATCTACCGGCAACTGCTCGATGGCCGCGACTTCTTCGTCTACGAGCGCGACGGCCGCATCGCGGGCTTCTATCGCGCCGCGCGCTACCCCGGTCGTGTGCGGCACGTCGCCAGCCTCGGCACGCTAGCGGTCGATCCCGCGTTGCACGGCCAGGGCATAGCGCTGGCGATGGTGACCGACGCCATCGACCGGCTGAAGTCGGCCGGCGTCAAGCGCATCGAGCTCATCGTCGAAAGCGACAACGCGCCGGCGCTGCGCTTCTACGAAAAGCTCGGCTTCGAACGCGAAGGCACGCTGCGCAAGTTCTACAAGCGCGCCGGCGACGCGGAGGCCATCGACGACCACGTCATGGCGCTGCTCATCGATTGAAAAGGCTGCGTCAGGGCTTCCAGCGCCGCAGCAGCAGCGCATTGGCCATCACGCTCACGCTCGACAGCGCCATCGCCGCGCCGGCCACCACCGGGCTCAGCAGGCCGAAGGCCGCGAGCGGAATGCCGGCCACGTTGTAGGCAAAGGCCCAGAACAGGTTCTGCCGGATCTTCGAGACCGTGCGGCCCGAGAGTTCGAAGGCCTGCGCCACCAGCGCAATGTCGCCGCGCATCAGCGTGATGCCGGCGGCTTCCATGGCCACGTCGGTGCCGCCACCCGAAGGCGCCATCGCGATGCCGACATCGGCCGCCGCCAGCGCGGGCGCGTCGTTGGCGCCGTCGCCGACCATGGCCACCACGTGTCCGTTCTTTCTCAGGGCGGCGACCTGCGCGGCCTTGTCGGCCGGCAGCACGTCGGCGCGGACATCTACCGCGGCAATACCCAGCCGCGCCGCCATCGCTTGCGCGGCGCGCAGGTTGTCGCCCGAGATCATCACCACGCGCAGGCCGCGTGCACGCAGGGTGCGAATGGCTTCGGCGGCCTGCGGCTTGGGTTCGTCGGCAAATGCCAGCAGCGCCTGCGCATGCGCCGCGCCGGCCTCGTCGAAACGCAGCAGCGCGGAGACCGTTGCGCCCTTGGCCTGCAGGCGATCGACATCCGCCGCTTCGGGCATGGCGTCGAGTTCGCGGCACCAGCGCAGGCTGGCAATGGCCCAGGTGGCACCGTCCACATCGCCGCGCACGCCGCGGCCCGGCATGGCCTGCATCGCGCTCAACGCCGGAGCCTGCAGATTGCGCTGCGCGGCAGCGGCCAGCACCGCCTTCGCAAGCGGATGCTCGCTGCCGCCTTGCAGGCTGGCAGCGACCGCCAGCAACTCGTCTTCTGCCTCGATGGCACCGGCCACCGGCAGCAATTCGGTCAACACGGGACGGCCCAGCGTCAGCGTGCCTGTCTTGTCGAAGGCGACCGTGTCGACGCGGTGGGCGATTTCAAGCGCGCGCGCATCCTTGATGAGGATGCCGTGCTTTGCCGCCACCCCGGTGCCGGCCATCACCGCCACCGGCGTCGCGAGGCCGAGGGCACACGGGCAAGCGATGACCAGCACCGCCACCGCATGGATGAGTGCCGTCTCGATGCCCGCGCCCGCAAGCAGCCAGCCAGCCAGCGTGACGAGCGCGATCACCAGCACCACCGGCACGAACACGGCCGCGACCTTGTCCACCAGCCGCTGGATCGGCGCCTTCGCCGCCTGCGCGTCTTCGACCAGCCGGATGATGCGCGCGAGCACGCTCTCGGCACCCACCGCGCTCACCTCGATCACCATGCGGCCGTCGCCGTTCACGGCGCCGCCCGTCAATGCATCGCCGGGGCCCTTCGGCACGGGCAGCGGCTCGCCGGTGAGCATCGACTCGTCGACTTCGGACTGCCCCTCGACCACGCGCGCATCGGCCGGCACGCGTTCGCCGGGACGCACCACCAGGTGGTCGCCGACCATCACCTCGGCCAGCGGCACATCGCTTTCCTTGCCAGGCGCGCCGACCAGGTGGGCGACCTCGGGGCGCAACTGCTGCAGCGCGCGGATGGCCGACGTGGCCTGGCGCTTGGCGCGCGCCTCGAGCCACTTGCCGAGCAGCACCAGCGTGATCACCACGGCCGAGGCCTCGAAATACAGATGCGGCATTTCTCCGTGGCCGGCATGCTCGCCGGCGGCCGCGCGCCACCACAGCCACAGCGACAACCCGAAGGCCGCGCTGGTGCCCAGCGCCACCAGAAGATCCATGTTGCCGGTGCGTGCCTTCGCGGCATGCCAGCCCGCGCGGTAGAAGCGCGCGCCGAGCCAGAACTGCACCGGCGCGGCGAGCAGCAGCTGCACCCAGGGCGGCAGCATCCAGTCTTGCCCGAACGGGCTGCCGACCATCGGCGCCATCAGCGGAATCGACAGCAGCAGGCCGACTGCAACCGGGCCGAAGCCGTGCCAGGGCGACAGCGCCGCGGCTTCGTCGGCCGCGCTTGCCCCCGCGCGCGGTTCGTAGCCAGCGGCACGCACCGCGCGGCGCACGCGAAGGTCGATGTCGTCGCCCGGCGCCGCCACGATCCGCGCCGATTCGGTCGCGAGGTTCACGCTCACGTCCTGCACGCCGGGCACGTTCTTGAGCGCGCGCTCGACACGCATCACGCAAGAAGCGCAGGTCATGCCGCCGACCGAGAGGTCCAGCGTGGTCCGGGGTTGCTGCAGTGAATTTTCCATGTGCCAAGGCTAAAGCCTCACACCGTGGCAAGGTCAAGCGGATATTTTCAGAACCCCTTCGCTGGACATTGACATCGTGAGAGGGTTCAGACTTGCATCCTCTTCCCGATCATTTCAACAGGAGCAAAGACGATGAGCCAGAAATTCCAGGTCACGGGCATGAGCTGCGGCCACTGCGTGAACGCGGTGCAGAACGCCGTGCAGACAGTCGACCCCGAAGCGCAGGTGACGGTGGATCTCCCCACCGGCCACGTCGACGTGCTGAGCGACCAGCCGCGCAAGGACATCGTGGCCGCGATCGAGAACGCGGGCTACGCCGTCCAGAAATGACAGGCCACGTCGCCATCGGCGAAGCGGCGCAGCGCTCCGGCGTGTCGGCCCGCATGGTCCGGCACTACGAAGGCCTGGGCCTGCTGCCGGCGGTGGCACGCACCGAGAGCGGCTACCGCCAGTACGACGACGCCGACATCCACACGCTGCGCTTCATCAAGCGCTCGCGCGACCTCGGCTTCTCGATGGAGGAAATCTCGGAGCTGGTGGGGCTGTGGCACAACCGCCGGCGCGCCAGCGCGAGCGTGAAGCGCATCGCCGAAAAGCACCTCGGCGAACTCGAACAGCGCATTGCCGACATGCAGTCGATGCGAAACACGCTGGCCCACCTGGTCCATTGCTGCCACGGGGACGCGAGGCCCGACTGCCCGATCCTAGACGACCTGGGCAAGGTCTAGAAATCGCTCTCTTCCAGAAACACCGCGGAACCGGCTTTGCCGGGCCGCCGGTGTTGCCCCCGGCGAGGGGGTAGGAGAAGCGACACGAAGTGCGCGAAGCCTGGGGGAGCGCCCCAGTCAAGCGCCCCGCACCAGCGACAGCACCTTGCCCGCATCCAGCGTGCGGGCCTTCTCCTGGATGGCCGGCAGGTACTGCGTCTGCAGGCTCTGCCCTTCCTTCACCACGCCGGAGAACGCGTCCTTCAGCATCTGGGCCGACAGCGTGCGGCCGCCGGCGTAGTAGCGCTTGGCCACATGCCCCAGCGCATAGGTCGAGGCGAAGCTCATCCCCGAACTCACGGCCTGGTTGCCCAGCCCGCGCAACAGCCCGCCGCCCACCTTGCCGAGCAAGCCGCCGAGCAGCTTGCGCCCGGCCTGTTCCAGGTACTGCGAAGTCAGGCCCACGCCGACCGTGGCCAGGAAATCCTTGACGTGGCCGCTGTCCAGCTGGTAGCCGTGCGCCTGGCCGATGCGGTAGACCAGCTTCATCTGCAGCGGAATGATCGCCATCGTCGACAGCGTCTCGGGCAGCAACTCGAGCGCGCCGTTGAGGATGGCGGCGTTCAGGATGGTCTTGTCGAGTTCGGCGCCGTCGGGTGAATTCGCGGCGGTGGCCACCGCCGTTGCCGTCACCGGCACCGCCGCGATTTCTTCCGCCTGCTGCGAGAAACCGGCGGCCGAGGCACCCAGCCCCAGCGAGGTGCGCACGTCCGCCAGGAACATGCGCTCGGAGTCCGACTGCGCGCCGTCGGCATCGCACACGCACACCGCCATCTCGTAGGCGAGCTGCCGCGACTCGGTGCTCTTCAGCTCACCCGCCACCGATGCCAGCGACACCCGCTTCATCAGCACGTCCTGGTAGAGCGTC includes the following:
- a CDS encoding alkene reductase; translation: MSTLFDPVQAGDLKLANRIVMAPLTRNRSPNAIPPDIAATYYAQRATAGLLITEATAISHQGQGYSDVPGLYGTEQLDAWKRVTDAVHAKGGKIVVQLWHVGRVSHTELQPGGGKPVAPSAITAKTKTVLIKDGVPTFVETSEPRALDAGELPGIVHAYAVAARSAVETAGFDGVEIHGANGYLLDQFLKDGSNKRTDDYGGSIENRARLLLETTRAVVDAVGGGKTGIRLSPVTPANDAHDSDPQPLFTYVVKQLAQLNLAYIHIIEGATGGPREIEDRPFDYEALKAAYREAGGKGAWMVNNGYDRPLAEEAVKEGDDLVAFGKPFISNPDLVRRLRENAPLNELDKATMYGGGAKGYTDYPALA
- a CDS encoding RidA family protein, which translates into the protein MAHIEHKLAALGLVLPPTITPPPGVVLPFAFVRVLGRRAFISGHGPLNADGTIATPLGKLGRELTVEQGYAAARLTALAMLGSLQRAIGDLDRITAWTRVFGMVASAPGFDRQPAVINGFSDLILELFGPEIGMHARSAVGMAELPFNIPVEIEGEVEFEP
- a CDS encoding GNAT family N-acetyltransferase, which translates into the protein MNDASWTLRRADAADAASITECAVEAFRHYIPRLGLTPLPMTRDYGPAIENAQVWVATQDARTVAALVLDVTEEGFLIDVIAVRPRHQGTGVGRALLELAEREALRQGHDSIHLFTNEKMTENRALYERIGYVEYKRLALEQRTRVFLRKPLR
- the gloA2 gene encoding SMU1112c/YaeR family gloxylase I-like metalloprotein, which gives rise to MSIAMQLERIHHAAIICADYAVSRHFYTEVLGLRVVAENHRAARDSYKLDLALPDGSQIELFSFPGAPARLTRPEAQGLRHLSFEVHDVQAAADELSAQGIAVEPLRTDEYTGRRFTFFADPDGLPLELYEAAPAEALDALLLKLEGALHLREVRANAAQLEELLDDGFHELGVSGETWTRPAIIEALRDETFSRRTMTDFRVLRMAPDVALVTYRVHREAIPERPAADSLRSSLWRRRHGRWRMAFHQGTPLSR
- a CDS encoding sensor histidine kinase, which encodes MTGETAEQQQATQRAPSLTRRVLRNVLVPLALTWMVGAVIALVIANYFSEQAFDRGMLDDAYALSANVQAGERGIELLLTPREVATVLFDQVDKVYFAVQRLDGTLISGQSGLSAPLPMDGSRYRFSDIDYEGSALRAVVLEHDAEPDLSMPYRVIIAQTTLSRTALVRQLLGYALAPQILLLVLLAIWLWYGIRSDLRPLGDLQRALDRRDVHDLSPVQVAQTSRELQRLGNAVNSLFERLGQSVQAQREFVGNVAHELRTPLAGIRALAEYGLAQHDTNVWREQLERVSERQARASHLIDQLLALALAEEARTELKRVPVRLDVLAEQTVLRHLARADARGVDLGARGLDDGVVVYANEALVEGILDNLIDNALRYGGSTITVELAGRTLSVIDDGPGIPIEAQRDLMQRWAQGPAGEKLGQGSGLGLSIVSRYAELLGAELRLEVAEPTGLRVSVAFGEVA
- a CDS encoding response regulator transcription factor; this encodes MRILLVEDDAVLRDVMVRSLADAGHRVDVSTNVEDADHLWRVQPFDAVLLDLNLPATASPTSGLASGLTALRQARARGDRTPVLVLTARGRTEERIAGLDAGADDYLGKPFDLAEVEARLRALVRRAKGTEDIVLLGQLKLDRKARRFSTNSGPLDLPAREFEVLWELMSPPGRTVSKRALSDKLSSFDESLGDNALEAFISRLRKKLQGTGASIRTLRGIGYLLEAEA
- a CDS encoding alpha/beta hydrolase; this encodes MSAREPSDQLSVVPPEVQRTAVVLLHGLCSTPDELLTVQSALRSRGYPVHPLSIEGYSFDAAAPLQHAAPFERWIDAIQAEVKALRAQHDRVMLIGISAGSSLALGAAIRCGADVDALVLMSTTLRFDGWAIPRTQFLLPLAFYTPLGRLWQYRERPPYGVKNERVRAWIERELRHRKVSRAGSSVIGVGHLREHDRLIRHVRRNLNSVQCDNVLALHAQQDEVASVANLDILARGLRCRAFRTVVVANSYHMITIDNDRQQVVRETVSFADAVAHGTMPEHPLYA
- a CDS encoding phosphopantetheine-binding protein, yielding MSYSDASSPTFNSIATILETDFKVERSAISPATALSDLGLDSLALMEFVFAVEDAFHLRIPEDRLDPREAGITLQRLCEVIDAESSGTAAARPAQPAEVPA